From the genome of Chania multitudinisentens RB-25, one region includes:
- a CDS encoding ABC transporter ATP-binding protein, whose protein sequence is MAAKGDIIVVASVSLKNVIKSYENHIVVHGIDLEILPGEFVVLVGPSGCGKSTTLRMIAGLEDISGGVIRIDDKIINDLAPKNRDVAMVFQNYALYPHLNVSDNISFGLRLRGIKKNIIEKSVAVAADILGLQPLLNRKPSELSGGQRQRVAMGRAIVRDPKVFLFDEPLSNLDAKLRTQMRAEIKRLHSRLGTTIIYVTHDQVEAMTLADRIVVMRDGVIEQVGAPMELFNKPANTFVASFIGSPPMNLMPAQLRSGDDRIQVIINEKNQVNLPYKEEAQVIDGQQVVFGIRPEDLVLDPNPETGSEKLTGIVDLIEPLGAESILHISLGDINLIAKIEGRGRTIIQGQDIDLYVNLNRISLFDDKTKKSIY, encoded by the coding sequence ATGGCAGCCAAAGGAGACATCATCGTGGTCGCAAGTGTCAGTCTAAAAAACGTCATTAAAAGTTATGAGAATCATATCGTTGTTCATGGTATCGACCTGGAGATCCTGCCGGGAGAATTTGTGGTATTGGTGGGGCCGTCCGGGTGTGGCAAGTCCACCACCTTGCGCATGATTGCTGGGCTGGAAGATATTTCCGGCGGGGTGATCAGAATCGACGATAAGATAATCAATGATCTGGCACCCAAAAATCGTGATGTGGCCATGGTATTTCAGAACTATGCGCTCTATCCGCATCTGAATGTCAGTGACAATATCTCCTTCGGCTTGCGCCTGCGCGGCATTAAAAAGAACATCATCGAAAAATCAGTCGCTGTAGCCGCTGATATTCTCGGCTTACAGCCTTTGCTGAACCGCAAACCGTCCGAACTTTCTGGTGGTCAGCGTCAGCGTGTTGCCATGGGCCGGGCCATTGTGCGCGATCCCAAAGTTTTCCTGTTTGATGAACCCCTCTCTAACCTTGATGCCAAACTGCGTACTCAGATGCGTGCGGAAATAAAACGGCTGCACAGCCGCCTGGGCACCACCATTATCTATGTGACCCACGATCAAGTTGAAGCCATGACGTTGGCGGATCGCATTGTTGTGATGCGCGATGGCGTGATCGAGCAAGTGGGTGCGCCAATGGAGCTGTTCAATAAACCCGCTAACACCTTTGTGGCAAGTTTTATCGGCTCCCCGCCAATGAATCTGATGCCTGCACAACTAAGAAGTGGTGACGATCGCATTCAGGTGATAATTAATGAAAAAAATCAGGTCAATCTGCCTTATAAAGAAGAAGCTCAGGTGATTGACGGGCAACAAGTGGTCTTCGGTATCCGCCCAGAAGACCTGGTATTAGACCCCAACCCAGAAACCGGCAGTGAAAAATTAACAGGGATCGTTGACTTAATCGAACCGCTTGGTGCCGAGTCGATTCTGCATATCAGCTTGGGTGACATTAATCTGATCGCCAAAATTGAAGGCCGGGGTCGCACCATCATTCAGGGGCAGGATATTGATCTTTATGTCAACCTGAACCGAATTAGTCTGTTTGACGATAAAACCAAAAAATCCATTTATTGA
- a CDS encoding carbohydrate ABC transporter permease — MISTPFSNRSDKVFGATNSILLVIFCIAALYPIIYVLSISMSTGASVTTGRVFLFPVDIDFSAYGRVFKDRLFWTSYANTLFYTVFGVITSLFFIVPGAYALSKARLKGRRVFGFFIAFTMWFHAGMIPFFLNMRDLALLDSRFGILIGFACSAFNIILMRNYFESIPSSFEEAARMDGANDFQILWKVYIPLAKPALATVTLLCAIARWNGYFWAMVLLRTEEKIPLQVYLKKTIVDLNVNEEFAGALLSNTYSMETVVGAIIIMSLIPVIIVYPIVQKYFTKGVMLGGIKE, encoded by the coding sequence GTGATCTCGACTCCATTCAGTAATCGCTCGGATAAAGTATTCGGCGCAACCAACAGTATTTTATTGGTGATTTTCTGTATCGCCGCGCTCTATCCGATCATTTATGTGTTATCGATCTCCATGAGTACCGGTGCGTCGGTAACCACCGGGCGGGTATTCCTGTTCCCGGTAGATATTGATTTTTCCGCATATGGTCGAGTATTCAAAGACAGGCTGTTCTGGACATCTTACGCCAACACCTTGTTCTATACCGTTTTTGGCGTCATCACCAGTTTGTTCTTTATTGTTCCGGGGGCTTATGCTCTGTCAAAAGCCAGATTAAAAGGCCGCCGCGTTTTTGGCTTCTTTATTGCTTTTACCATGTGGTTTCACGCAGGGATGATCCCATTCTTTCTGAACATGCGCGATCTGGCGTTACTGGATTCCCGCTTCGGTATCCTGATTGGTTTCGCCTGTAGCGCCTTCAATATCATCTTGATGCGCAACTATTTTGAATCCATCCCCTCTTCTTTCGAAGAAGCAGCGCGTATGGATGGCGCCAATGATTTCCAGATCCTGTGGAAAGTCTATATCCCATTGGCAAAACCGGCCCTGGCAACGGTGACACTGTTGTGCGCCATTGCACGTTGGAACGGTTACTTCTGGGCCATGGTACTGCTGCGTACCGAAGAAAAGATCCCGCTACAGGTATATTTAAAGAAAACTATCGTTGATTTAAACGTCAATGAGGAGTTTGCCGGCGCTCTGCTTTCCAATACCTATTCAATGGAAACCGTTGTGGGTGCCATTATTATCATGTCGTTAATTCCCGTCATTATTGTTTATCCAATTGTACAAAAATACTTTACCAAAGGCGTCATGCTGGGCGGTATTAAAGAGTAA
- a CDS encoding heparinase II/III domain-containing protein, with protein sequence MQAYQPVLISFEEAQKLRHALGSGGLIGRTLAAQIERLENYRQHPLVFPGHGEAGGIEHNHHKQNYIHLNLAGRLFLITGNAAYRDFALQILSGYADLYPTLGNALSKDSNPPGRLFHQTLNENMWLLYGAEAYSCIRHTLMPEQREHIENNLLREMVYQAVVIHANEFDIVHNHGLWSVAAVGICGYVLNDQEMVDNALYGLRRDSVSGGFLAQLTQLFSPDGYYMEGPYYHRFAIRPLMMFAEAIARRQPELDIYQFNHQVIKRTSDALMATAFPDGTLPALNDSSKSMDINDEGIVIATSVCFARYQQPDVLIAMAQHQGEVWVSAAGLHLSIAAEQAAHQQFNWGSVVLNDGADGQQGGVGILRQLDAESDLNMALLWFGQHGSDAQLHSALDHGHFDGLHLSLFNRGREYLRDYGFGRWVNVEPKFGGRYIPENKSYCKQTIAHNTVTVDGCSQNNGDTETAQQRWGELHFVVREHAFGQGISAIARDYYPGVDMQRSVLMLKLAGFAKPLIVDLFRLTSHQSHQYDYALHYQGQIVRTDFDYQTHSTLSPLGEQHGYQHLWELGRAHFAQDRSVLVSWLDGNSYYSYLCALPAGGNVIFANIGANDPHFNLRNEPALVIRSQGENKLFASVYETHGYFNEATESSTGARGQVERVEVVGHDDDVSVVRLYLQDQRVLMIVVCNRPLASGPQVSEYGAMFHWNGLAFRWQGAFSVQWEPLEA encoded by the coding sequence ATGCAGGCTTATCAACCGGTTTTAATCAGCTTTGAAGAGGCGCAGAAGCTGCGCCACGCACTGGGTAGCGGCGGTCTGATAGGGCGAACGCTGGCCGCGCAGATCGAGCGGTTAGAAAATTATCGGCAGCACCCTTTGGTTTTCCCCGGCCATGGTGAAGCGGGGGGGATTGAGCACAATCACCATAAGCAAAATTACATCCATTTGAATCTGGCGGGGCGGCTGTTTTTGATCACGGGAAACGCTGCCTATCGTGATTTTGCCCTACAAATTCTGTCTGGCTATGCGGATCTTTATCCCACATTAGGCAACGCGCTCAGCAAGGACAGTAATCCGCCGGGGCGGCTGTTTCATCAGACGCTGAATGAAAATATGTGGTTATTGTATGGTGCGGAAGCCTATAGCTGTATTCGCCATACTTTGATGCCAGAGCAACGTGAACACATAGAAAATAACCTGTTGCGGGAAATGGTTTATCAGGCAGTCGTCATTCACGCCAATGAATTTGATATTGTGCATAACCATGGATTATGGTCAGTGGCTGCGGTCGGTATCTGTGGCTATGTACTGAATGACCAAGAGATGGTGGATAACGCCTTGTATGGGTTGCGGCGCGACAGCGTTAGCGGCGGTTTTCTGGCACAACTGACCCAACTTTTCTCTCCCGATGGCTACTACATGGAAGGGCCGTATTACCATCGTTTCGCTATCCGCCCATTAATGATGTTTGCGGAAGCCATTGCCCGCCGCCAGCCAGAGCTGGATATCTACCAATTTAATCATCAGGTGATTAAACGCACCTCGGATGCGCTGATGGCAACCGCTTTCCCGGATGGCACTCTGCCAGCGTTAAACGATTCATCTAAGAGCATGGATATCAACGATGAAGGGATCGTGATCGCCACCAGTGTCTGCTTCGCCCGTTATCAACAGCCTGACGTGCTGATCGCCATGGCACAACATCAGGGCGAGGTGTGGGTCAGTGCAGCCGGTTTACATCTTTCAATAGCCGCAGAACAGGCAGCCCACCAGCAGTTTAATTGGGGGAGCGTGGTACTGAATGATGGCGCGGATGGTCAGCAGGGCGGCGTAGGGATCTTACGTCAACTGGATGCTGAGTCAGATCTGAATATGGCACTGTTATGGTTTGGTCAGCACGGCAGTGACGCTCAATTACATTCGGCGCTCGATCATGGTCATTTTGATGGCCTGCATCTCAGCCTGTTTAATCGAGGCCGCGAATATCTGCGGGATTATGGTTTTGGCCGCTGGGTCAACGTCGAACCCAAATTTGGCGGCCGCTATATTCCTGAAAACAAAAGTTATTGTAAACAAACCATTGCGCATAATACCGTGACGGTTGATGGTTGCAGCCAGAATAACGGCGATACTGAGACGGCTCAGCAACGCTGGGGTGAACTGCACTTTGTCGTGCGGGAACACGCGTTCGGCCAGGGGATCAGCGCGATCGCCCGTGACTATTATCCTGGTGTGGATATGCAACGATCGGTATTGATGCTCAAGCTGGCCGGTTTTGCCAAGCCGCTGATTGTTGACCTGTTTCGCCTGACCAGCCATCAATCCCATCAATATGACTATGCTCTCCATTATCAGGGGCAGATTGTACGCACTGATTTTGACTATCAAACACACAGCACGCTGTCGCCACTGGGTGAACAACATGGCTACCAGCATTTGTGGGAGTTGGGCCGTGCTCACTTTGCGCAAGACCGTTCAGTATTAGTGAGCTGGCTTGATGGCAATAGTTATTACAGCTACCTGTGCGCCTTGCCTGCGGGGGGAAATGTGATCTTTGCCAATATTGGCGCCAACGATCCGCATTTCAATTTGCGCAATGAACCAGCGTTGGTGATCAGAAGCCAGGGCGAGAATAAGCTGTTTGCCAGTGTCTATGAAACTCATGGTTATTTTAATGAAGCCACTGAGTCCTCTACCGGTGCACGCGGGCAGGTCGAGCGGGTTGAGGTGGTGGGGCACGATGATGATGTGTCGGTGGTTCGGCTTTATTTGCAGGATCAACGCGTTCTGATGATTGTAGTTTGTAACCGTCCTCTCGCTTCGGGACCGCAGGTCAGTGAATATGGTGCCATGTTCCATTGGAATGGCCTCGCCTTTCGCTGGCAAGGAGCGTTCAGTGTGCAGTGGGAGCCTCTAGAAGCTTGA
- a CDS encoding heparinase II/III domain-containing protein, whose protein sequence is MNSILPLANSQQWLSLANCDDPRLKSELVIIRSNLRDARQAGVNVPGQGEAGSLEHNQHQKNSRLIEQAGLLWQIEADREAAQFGIQLLQKYAEGYQAMPFHQQKNTNPPGKLFHQLLNEHMWLLYASLGYGYLKSSLSIEQQQQIEQGLFQPMLTLFCETYAHDFDRIHNHGLWAVAAVGICGIVLELPHYVDCAIYGLAGDSRQGGYLAQIDRLFSPSGYYLEGPYYQRFAIRPLYLFAEALHQHRPALEIYQYAQQRIARTTEALLQTAYPDGRFPALNDASRSMNTEDEGVLIATQLYRLRYGEHALIERCYRQQQRCWPYPAAPLSDTVFAGCYESVELTEGEQGDAGAQGILRALAANGEVTQVMMAYGQHGMGHGHFDTLGITLYAQGREVLREYGFARWVNVESKFGGRYLPENQSYARQTVAHNTVTVDQCSQNQANAALADRVHGRRHFFIATKEVEQGATLTAMSAFANQHYPGVDMQRTVLLLTLAEHSAPLLIDLYRLQALQPHQYDYSLHYQGQIVATSLDYQRESCWSPLGETSGYQHLLLTAQSAVTQPFSITWLQGAHFTSWHSAASGGEVLFTYTGGDDPQFNLRNEPGLILRQHAAGDHLFASVFESHGYFDEASEQCYDACGKVQQLRVVGHNLEGSVLEMTLEQQRWQLMISNQPNLTAVTENQLEFNGNSFRWQGFIAIRRIA, encoded by the coding sequence ATGAATAGCATTCTTCCTCTAGCAAACAGCCAGCAATGGCTAAGCCTGGCAAACTGCGATGATCCGCGGCTAAAGAGTGAGTTAGTCATCATTCGCAGCAATCTGCGCGATGCCCGCCAAGCGGGGGTGAATGTGCCCGGTCAGGGAGAAGCCGGCAGTCTTGAACATAATCAGCACCAGAAGAACAGCCGGTTGATTGAGCAGGCCGGGTTGCTATGGCAAATAGAGGCAGATCGGGAAGCCGCGCAGTTTGGCATTCAACTGCTACAGAAGTACGCTGAAGGCTATCAGGCGATGCCTTTTCATCAGCAAAAAAATACCAATCCCCCCGGAAAATTGTTTCATCAGTTGCTGAATGAACATATGTGGTTGCTCTATGCGTCGCTGGGTTATGGCTATTTAAAATCTTCGCTGAGCATTGAACAGCAACAGCAGATCGAGCAAGGCCTGTTTCAGCCCATGCTGACTCTGTTTTGCGAAACCTATGCCCATGATTTTGATCGTATCCATAATCATGGACTGTGGGCGGTCGCGGCGGTGGGTATTTGCGGCATCGTGCTGGAGCTACCGCACTATGTGGACTGCGCCATTTATGGTCTGGCGGGAGACAGCCGCCAGGGGGGATATCTGGCGCAGATTGATCGCCTTTTTTCTCCTTCAGGCTATTACCTGGAGGGCCCTTACTATCAGCGTTTTGCCATTCGTCCTCTTTATCTATTTGCCGAGGCGTTGCATCAGCACCGGCCAGCGCTGGAGATATATCAATATGCGCAGCAGCGAATAGCCCGTACCACGGAAGCATTATTACAAACCGCCTATCCAGACGGCCGTTTTCCGGCACTCAACGATGCTTCGCGCAGCATGAATACGGAAGATGAAGGGGTGCTTATCGCCACGCAGCTGTACCGTTTACGCTATGGCGAGCATGCCTTGATTGAACGTTGCTACCGTCAACAGCAGCGTTGCTGGCCGTATCCGGCCGCACCATTGTCAGACACTGTCTTTGCGGGTTGTTATGAAAGCGTTGAGTTAACTGAAGGAGAGCAAGGCGATGCCGGTGCTCAGGGGATCTTGCGCGCTCTAGCGGCCAATGGCGAAGTGACTCAGGTGATGATGGCCTATGGCCAGCATGGCATGGGGCATGGCCACTTCGATACCTTGGGGATCACGTTGTACGCACAAGGCCGAGAAGTGCTGCGCGAATACGGTTTTGCCCGCTGGGTGAATGTGGAAAGCAAATTTGGCGGCCGTTATCTGCCGGAAAATCAATCCTATGCCCGGCAAACGGTGGCACATAACACGGTGACGGTCGATCAGTGTAGCCAGAACCAGGCTAATGCAGCGCTGGCCGACCGCGTTCACGGTCGCCGCCATTTCTTTATCGCAACGAAGGAAGTGGAACAGGGCGCAACACTGACCGCGATGAGTGCTTTTGCCAATCAGCACTATCCCGGCGTAGATATGCAGCGCACGGTATTACTCCTGACCCTGGCCGAGCATTCGGCACCTTTGTTGATCGATCTGTATCGCCTGCAAGCGTTGCAACCGCATCAGTACGACTACAGCCTGCATTATCAAGGGCAAATTGTTGCCACCAGTCTGGATTATCAACGGGAATCTTGTTGGTCCCCGCTGGGGGAAACGTCGGGTTATCAACACCTGCTGTTAACGGCTCAAAGTGCGGTTACCCAACCTTTCAGCATCACCTGGCTACAGGGAGCGCATTTCACAAGTTGGCACAGTGCGGCCAGTGGCGGTGAGGTACTGTTTACCTACACAGGCGGCGATGATCCTCAGTTTAATCTGCGTAATGAACCGGGTTTGATATTGCGCCAGCACGCGGCGGGGGATCATCTGTTTGCCTCGGTATTTGAAAGCCATGGTTACTTTGATGAAGCCAGCGAACAGTGTTATGACGCGTGTGGCAAGGTGCAGCAACTGCGAGTCGTGGGCCATAACCTAGAAGGATCGGTGCTCGAGATGACTCTGGAACAGCAGCGTTGGCAATTGATGATCAGTAATCAACCCAACCTCACGGCAGTAACAGAGAATCAGCTGGAATTTAATGGTAACTCCTTTCGGTGGCAGGGATTTATCGCGATCAGACGTATAGCGTAG
- a CDS encoding SDR family NAD(P)-dependent oxidoreductase, with translation MFSDLNNKRVLITGSTAGMGLATAQAFAKQGAKIGINSHVATPGLEQTLGSLRQLGAEVEFFQADITKSAECSSLIEAFVARFGGLDVLINNAGGLGGRANLEAIDDEFYQHVMDLNARSALMMTKYAIPHLRASAKKSGETSCVISTGSIAGREGGGVGAGIYAASKAWLHDIHRNWVKEFTGDRIRFNIVSPGTIDTAFHDGKSDELRAKIAASIPMGRFGYAEEVAPTFLFFASHACSGYITGQILDVNGGQIAP, from the coding sequence ATGTTCTCTGATTTGAACAATAAACGCGTATTAATCACGGGCTCCACTGCGGGTATGGGGCTGGCAACAGCACAGGCATTTGCCAAACAAGGGGCTAAAATCGGTATCAACAGCCATGTCGCCACGCCTGGGTTGGAGCAAACGCTGGGATCATTACGTCAACTCGGTGCTGAAGTTGAGTTTTTCCAGGCTGACATTACCAAATCAGCGGAGTGCAGCTCGTTAATCGAGGCGTTTGTTGCTCGTTTTGGTGGTCTGGATGTGCTGATCAATAATGCGGGGGGGCTGGGCGGCCGTGCTAACCTTGAAGCGATAGATGATGAATTTTATCAGCATGTCATGGATCTTAATGCGCGTTCAGCGCTGATGATGACTAAGTATGCGATCCCACATCTGCGTGCATCAGCGAAAAAAAGTGGTGAAACCAGTTGTGTTATCAGTACCGGTTCTATCGCTGGCCGCGAAGGTGGTGGTGTGGGGGCAGGTATTTATGCTGCATCTAAAGCCTGGTTGCACGACATCCATCGTAACTGGGTGAAGGAGTTTACGGGCGATCGTATCCGTTTCAATATCGTTTCTCCAGGAACGATTGATACTGCTTTTCATGACGGTAAGAGTGATGAATTGAGAGCAAAAATTGCTGCCAGCATTCCGATGGGCCGTTTTGGCTACGCCGAAGAAGTGGCACCTACGTTCTTATTCTTCGCTTCTCACGCCTGCAGTGGTTATATTACGGGTCAAATTCTGGATGTGAATGGTGGGCAGATAGCTCCGTAA
- a CDS encoding ABC transporter permease — translation MTMNAEVEKMLTDESRAYLKTQSFSMRIKKSIQRDLILYLMLLPMILWFLIFLYKPMTGMQLAFKQYSAWKGIEGSPWIGFDHFVTLLHSEQFLRAVRNTIVLSIYSLVFAFPVPILLALMINEIRSNNFRKSVQTILYLPHFISVVIVAGLVVTFLSPGTGVVNNILSAFGFERIYFLTLPEWFRTIYVGSNIWKEAGFDSIIYLAAIMGINPALYESAQVDGASRLQMITKITLPCILPTIAVLLVIRLGNILEVGFEYIILLYQPTTFETADVISTYIYRLGLQGARYDIATAAGIFNAVIALIVVLFANAMSRRITRTGVF, via the coding sequence ATGACAATGAATGCCGAAGTAGAAAAAATGCTTACGGATGAAAGCCGGGCATATTTAAAAACCCAAAGCTTCTCTATGCGTATTAAGAAAAGTATCCAGCGCGATCTGATACTTTATTTAATGTTGTTGCCGATGATTCTGTGGTTTTTAATCTTTTTATATAAACCCATGACAGGGATGCAATTAGCTTTTAAACAATACAGTGCCTGGAAAGGCATTGAGGGTAGCCCATGGATTGGTTTCGACCATTTTGTTACCCTGCTGCACAGTGAACAATTTTTGCGGGCAGTGCGCAACACCATAGTATTGAGTATCTATTCCCTGGTGTTTGCCTTCCCAGTGCCGATTTTACTGGCGCTGATGATAAATGAAATCCGCTCAAATAATTTCCGCAAGTCAGTACAGACCATCCTGTATTTGCCTCATTTTATTTCTGTCGTTATCGTTGCGGGCCTGGTTGTCACATTTCTGTCACCGGGAACCGGGGTAGTGAATAATATCCTCAGTGCCTTCGGGTTTGAGCGAATATATTTTCTGACCTTGCCAGAATGGTTCCGTACCATTTATGTCGGTTCCAATATCTGGAAAGAAGCCGGGTTCGATTCAATTATCTATCTGGCCGCCATTATGGGGATTAATCCCGCCCTGTACGAGTCCGCTCAGGTGGACGGCGCCAGCCGTTTGCAGATGATCACTAAAATCACCTTACCTTGTATTCTGCCCACCATTGCTGTCTTGCTGGTTATCCGTCTGGGCAACATCCTGGAAGTCGGTTTCGAGTATATTATCCTGCTGTATCAACCTACTACGTTTGAAACTGCGGATGTGATCAGTACCTATATCTACCGCCTGGGGCTACAGGGTGCTCGCTATGATATCGCGACTGCGGCGGGGATATTCAACGCGGTTATCGCCCTGATTGTGGTGTTGTTCGCCAATGCAATGAGCCGTCGTATTACCCGCACCGGCGTATTTTGA
- the deoR gene encoding DNA-binding transcriptional repressor DeoR encodes METRRAERINQLVQALKRSDKIHLKQAATLLGVSEMTIRRDLNAEPAAVVLLGGYVVADPRNNSVTNYFVSEQQTRQVAEKRRIGLLAAPLINENDTVFFDCGTTIPAIIGAIADTLVFTAVCHSLNTFLALQDKPNCKVILCGGEFKPNNYIFSAVGQHNQLAHICPNIAFISAAGLSLQQGATCFNFDELEMKHQAITMAQQKILVADHSKFNQTKPACIGPLTLFDRIITDRQPEQEFIEFCNAQAIAIRF; translated from the coding sequence ATGGAAACCCGGCGGGCAGAGCGTATCAACCAGTTAGTACAGGCATTAAAACGCTCTGACAAGATCCATTTAAAACAAGCTGCCACGCTGTTAGGTGTCTCAGAAATGACCATCCGCCGCGATCTCAATGCAGAACCTGCCGCCGTGGTACTGCTTGGTGGCTACGTAGTGGCCGATCCACGTAACAACAGCGTCACCAACTATTTTGTCTCTGAACAGCAAACCAGGCAGGTCGCAGAGAAACGCCGTATTGGCCTACTGGCCGCGCCTCTGATTAATGAAAACGACACGGTATTTTTTGACTGTGGCACCACCATACCGGCGATCATCGGCGCCATTGCCGATACGCTGGTTTTCACTGCGGTATGCCACTCACTCAACACCTTTTTAGCATTGCAGGATAAACCCAACTGCAAGGTGATTTTATGTGGTGGCGAGTTCAAACCGAATAATTACATCTTCAGCGCGGTTGGCCAGCACAATCAACTGGCTCACATCTGCCCCAATATTGCCTTTATCTCTGCGGCAGGTCTCAGCCTGCAACAAGGTGCCACCTGCTTCAATTTTGATGAGCTGGAGATGAAGCACCAGGCTATCACCATGGCACAGCAAAAAATTCTGGTGGCGGATCACAGCAAATTTAACCAAACCAAACCGGCCTGTATTGGCCCACTGACACTGTTTGATCGGATCATTACCGACCGCCAACCTGAACAGGAATTTATCGAGTTCTGCAACGCACAGGCGATCGCAATCCGTTTTTAA
- a CDS encoding FadR/GntR family transcriptional regulator produces MSMQFKRITGANRGLNLQIARDIARKILSGSLRQGDILPSETELCEQFGVSRTALREALKSLSSKGLLESRPKIGTRVKQRSFWNILDVQLLEWMEGMEATEDMYYQFLEFRRALEPHATALAAVNATKEQRIELSKIFRELCYTAEHFDPESWVNIDTQFHRMIFIASGNCFYMPFGNVLTTVFKWFISYSSKEGGMCLEDHRIIYEAIMSGDENASYQASLALMNASKHRLAPDKD; encoded by the coding sequence ATGAGCATGCAGTTTAAAAGGATTACTGGGGCGAACCGGGGGTTGAATCTGCAAATTGCTCGCGACATTGCTCGGAAAATACTTTCCGGCTCATTACGCCAGGGAGATATTCTGCCGAGCGAAACTGAACTTTGTGAGCAATTTGGCGTGAGTCGCACTGCGTTGCGCGAAGCATTGAAATCGCTTTCTTCGAAAGGGTTGTTAGAGTCTCGTCCTAAAATTGGAACCAGGGTGAAACAACGTTCGTTCTGGAACATTCTGGATGTGCAACTTTTGGAATGGATGGAGGGCATGGAAGCTACCGAGGATATGTATTACCAGTTTCTCGAATTCCGCCGAGCCCTTGAGCCTCATGCCACAGCTTTAGCCGCGGTGAATGCCACGAAAGAACAGCGCATTGAACTATCAAAGATTTTCCGTGAGTTATGCTATACCGCTGAACATTTTGACCCTGAGAGTTGGGTGAACATTGATACCCAGTTCCACCGGATGATTTTTATTGCCTCTGGTAACTGCTTCTATATGCCTTTCGGAAATGTACTGACCACGGTATTTAAGTGGTTTATCAGTTACTCGTCCAAGGAAGGTGGAATGTGTCTGGAAGATCACCGCATCATTTATGAAGCGATCATGTCTGGAGATGAAAACGCATCTTATCAGGCTTCGCTGGCGTTAATGAATGCCAGCAAGCACCGCTTGGCTCCTGACAAGGATTAA